The window GTTTTGAATTCGATTTTGGGATCAGAAAATGAGAATCCGAAATTGACCTTGGAtgtttttgtaaataaaaaaataccccTCTCTATTATCTTCGCTCCTTGTCAATTATCATTACAAAAACATCCTTCATTTACTTTCAATTTGTGAACCAACCCCACCGCCTTGAACCCAAAGGCCTAAACCATGTGTAGTTTTTTTTGTAATAAGGAAAGAATTATATTAAGGAATAGAAAAAGATACATCCTATGGTAGAGATGCCGTGAAGCATCTTTGGTAGCAAAATGCAATAGGGGGTGGGGAAGGGAGTCTATACAGAGAACTATCTCAGTAGGAGAATTTGAGAATGGACAAAATTGGCAAGCCAATCTGCACAATGGTTGCCTTCCCTGTAACAAAATTGAAAGGAGCAAGAACTAAAAGAGGAGGCTATAGACTTGATTTGAAAAATGGTTTCCCAGGCTTGCCAATGAGAAGAAGCGCTTCCGTTGATCCCTTCCACCGCAGCTttagaatcaaagaaaaattttatccATTTGAATCCCAAAGCTCTAGTAGATTCTAGTCCTCAAAGGATAACTAATAATTCAGCATGGGTAATTGATTAGAATAGTTTAGTTTAATTCAtgacatcattttttattttccttttgttgcTTTGTTCTTTTACTTTTGGGGATCTTTTTAGAACTTCATTTATTTCAACTTAAGATCCATAGAAATGCGGGTGATTGTATCTCCCATTGCCTAAACATGGAGGGGGAATGAAATGACAACTCCACCCTCtatgaaaggtagaaattctGTCTCCATGATGTCAACGTGCACTTTCATTGGTCCCCGTGCATTCACAGAGTCCACACTCCCTCATGGATAATACCAATTCTGAAgagaaatacaaaaataattttatttcttaacTTAAATTATAGGGAAGGGGTTTGTTGTCAAGCAATGTGGATGTGCATATCCAAAGGGAGGGgtggagtggtcatttcactacCCCATGGAAGAGGGTATATGGGGTATGGCCGGATAGCGCTCATTTTTtctaaattatatttttttatattgacCAATGATTTCGGAAACCTACCTCAACTTGGCTTTGATGATCAAAATATTTGATCAATCAGTAAACTTGAAAATGGGTGGATCAATTCCCATTTATTTGAACCACATTTGATTAAATAGTGATAAATAGTAGTAGGTTGACTTTGGTGATCAAAATATTTGATCAATCAGTAGATTTGAAAATGGGTGGATCAATTCCCATATATTTGAACCacatttaattaaatagtgATAAATAGTAGTAGGTTGACTCCTTGAACCTTTCATCTTGTGATCCAATGACTAAACAAATTTAGGGTTGGGATGTTGAGCCAAGTGTAATGGCAATTTGATATTAATACAAGGATTTATGTACAAATATTTGTTTTGATTGGTAGCTCATCATATTATTTGGGTAACATGAAAAAAAGTCAACATTTGACAATCAAAGATATTTGCTGCTAGATCCTTTTAATAGTATGCCAAATCTATGttcaagaagaatgaagaaaattaaATGGGAGATCCTCTGTACATGTTCATTGCTGACTTTGGCTTAATTGGTAGAGAACATTGAATTGCTCAACTCCTTGCAATGCAAGGCAAATTGAATTGAAATGTAATCCAGAGGTTGTTAttgtaattttaataaaaagagtcaaaatcggagactttttttgtgagaaagggtattattgtaatttggAGCTGAAGGGGTGCATTTGAAGCAttgttggaaaactaggttttctgACCCGACTCGTCTTCTGCAAAAACCCGGTGACTCGCCCTTGTCATATCCGGTCAAGATGAAtcacattttttaattttataatgcaataaatatgtataaattagtaaaaaatcataaaaatacagaaaaaatatggggaaaaaaaattaagtaatcacatatcaatgcattttgggtttataccattgaacaagagaagggagtcggggagtcgaggagttgaggctttcttattgttttagattatGGATTTATTATTTAGTTAACTCCGTTTCTAAGTGAAttggttttatgattttttttaaaatgactaAACCCGTCGATTTTGTCATGTATCGGGTAAAAATATCGAGTTTTATTTGACTCGGACCATTTATGACCcagtctcgtcattttttaccctgaCCTAGTCTATGcgactcttgaccaggttttcaaACTCGGCTCGAACGACTCGCCCCagtcaaaacccgattttccaactatggtttgAAGAGGCTTGATcactgttagcaaaaacgcgtttaaaattctgttttaaacAGGTTTCctttaaacacgttttgccgTATGCTTCTCAAACATACGGTAAAAAAGGGCAAACGGCAAGCATTCTCATTTAAATCACGTTCTCCTTTTTTTAgcgttttttaagaccttgaacttaactgaccatatctctctctcccaaactctgatcggcttgattctttcacctacgtaaagatgactcgaagggctacatttttcatggtATCCCCTTCAATTCGAAATCAATGCATGGATACCGgaaatagaagcatgtatttcaaataaaaattcttcaatttatatgagaacaGTGGTGTTTTTTTGGTTccctttttttgaaatataaacgtttaaaaatCGTATCGTCTGTTTTCCGTTTTTGatcgttcttttttttttgaccgCTTTATTTGACCatttaattacaattttttaccatttaaaattTATACCGTAAAACTCCGTTTTATTACCGTTCCcttttttgctaactatgggcTTCACCATTGTTTCCATCGCTTAAATACCTCTGCGGCTTGCCTCGGCTCACTTCAACTTGCGGGAAACGACGGATGATCTGCTCAAAAAGGTTCATCGGACTAACCATCCAGCTTTTACCACATGTTACTATTAGGTAGTGACACGTGGAACAGGGTACAGGGATGACAAACCACTTCTGCAAACCAGCCAGTGttcaaaaaattggaatccgGTTGAACCCCAATTCCCATCAATCTGGAAGAAGGTAACGTGGATCGGGCTGTCCGGGTCTGGCCCATTTAGCCGATCCTCttattataatttataaataacctacaaatttatatatttttcctttGTAAAGAAATGCAACAACGACCACAACTCATACACAGTCTTATCCCAAATAAATGAGGTCGAATAACtgggattgggctcctctacTGCGCGGCACGGTATGCAGCACACATCGTGCCGCTGGGAGGCCTTGATCCATACACCAACACATCGGGATGTGTGTTGGCATGAGGATCAGAGCTCCCTAGTTGTATGATGTACGCTGCACTCCATGCGGCGCACAAGTGCACTGAAGGGGAGCAGTATTCGAATaaatggatctttgccctctaATCAGTTCTATTAGAGGTCATATTTGATACAAGAGCTAAgtatacatgtctttcctcaaCACTTCtcttagggtcattttaggtctgatCTTGGCTTGGCtcttttaattccttcaatttgaatcaaatatcTCTTTTGTACTAGAGCACCCAAAggcctattttttttattttgatgcaaaggccttcgttgaacatgactagaacatggtcatgccacctcaaacgattttctTGTAGTTTATCATGTATCAAATTGAGCTACTTTCAAACCAATTCTAATATGATTATTATTTACTTTATCCTACCTAGTTTTGCCAcgcatccatcttaacatcatTATCTCTGCTACAGTGAGTTTTATCTACATGATATTTCCTATCTGCCCAACATTTTGCACCATACATTATAGTTGGTTGTATGACTgccttataaaaattttctttacgTTTTAAAATAATAAGTTGATTACACAACACTTCGGATACACCTCTCAATTTCAttcattcaatttttattctctatgaaacatcatcctctatatcatcttttttatttatgattgaacttaaatatctaaaataatcactttgcagaatctctgtctcatcaattttcaccacctcattatccatcctagtgtaaTTAAAGTTACACACCTCATATTCCGTTTTTgtttacttatcttaaaacttttttatttcaagattGGTCTTCATATTCAACTTCATGTTAATTGATCCatatttttgtctcatccaacaaaacaatatcattagcaaaaaagATACACTAAGGAGCCTAATCTTGAATAtccctggttaaatcatccatgatgagtacAAATAAATAAAGGCTTAAAACTAATTCTTGAAAAGGACTAAATGTGGATCcatttaccttttttttgtggtaatgAGCAGATTTATTGAGAAGGGCACGAGGGGCTCATGGCTTCAATAACACATAAGTCATGAAGCCAGGCAGTGGAATGAGGCCAAACCATTTTACATGTCAAAGACGAGGCCATTCGAGCTAgggtgtcacacccccatcccaaatCAAGGGTATTATGACGAGAATACCCCTGTATTTTGTACCAATCCACAGGATCGACACTTCACAGTGTCATGGTCACCTTTCACGAATCAATAAGATCAATAATTAAATCCAGAGTTGCAGCGGCAGAGTTAAGGAATGTAAATACCATATATCATAGGAATTCTAAAGTGAAATCAAAACCAAGAACCCTAGATTCATCGATTTCCATCTCTGTGCTCGACACAAAACAGTAACCCTCTCgacttctctcttcttttcttctttcattcttcAATAACCCGACCTGAGCAGGTATTTGAAgactctttcttcttctataacATGctactcttcttcatcttcataatCTCGGTTTCTTACTAATAAGAAAAACAGAgcaaagaatgaagaaaaaagacCGGACTGCTACAGATTTCCACCACCGCAAATGTAAGCTTGGAAACACCTGCAATCAGTATTTCCACCaccgtaaaaaaaaaaaaaaatgatcttaGATTGAGGCAAGATCTGAATCTGACTCACTGCCGAAAAGGAAAGCTAGCCATTGGCCCTTAATTGGCATTGAGGGTTtcatttttaacttttttgtttctctcccaAGTTCCAACTGACCAACGAACTACTTGCAATCTTGCATTAACAAGCCTACCTGCCTAAGCCTTactctcccaagtcccaacatcTCTGCGTTTTCATGAGGTAAATCCTCGGCTGTTTAAGGATTCATCATCAAGCCTACACCTTACTCCCTCTCCCAATCTCGGATTTTGGCTTCTGCAACTCTTCTCCCAATCTCATCTTCTAGCTTCTGCAACTCAAAAGCACGGAGCAATGGAGGCTGTGGACCTCTACGTTTCCTGAGATAAAACCATAAGGAcattatctatatatattatatagtgATGATAAATGCTATTTGGGGTTCCTGGAATTAAAACTATGCTTCTTTGGTAGTTCCTAGAATAAAAAACTTCAGTGGTAAGAGTCTTGCTTCTTGTTACCTAATTTCAATTGAAAAGAAAGTCCATGTTCTTATGATTGATACCATTTGAGAATTGGAAGAGATTATTTCGAATTGCTGTACTACTTTGATACAAACtagaaccaaaccaaaacttTGATTGTAGCAagaccaaagaaaagaaaaagagcacAAATACAAATGAACATGTGCAATTTCTTAAAAAAGCAACTGGAATTGATCGTGAAGAGTCATTGCTATACTCAAACTCCCATTCTCCCAAAAGGACGAGTCTATCACAGGGTTTGACGAGACATTCAACCCCATAAACAAAATCCAGTTGCTTTTTTAAGAAATTGCACAAGTTCATCTGTATttgtggtgttttttttttttttttctttgatcttGTTGCAATCAaagttttggtttggttctaGTTTGTACAGCAATTCGAAACAATCTCTCCCGATTCTCAAATAAGACCAATCATAAGAACATGGACTTTCTTTTCAATTGAAATTAGGTAACCAGAAGCAAGACTCTTACAACTGAAGTTTTTTATTCCAAATAGAAACTACCGAACTAGAAGCATAGTTTTAATTCTAGGAACCCATAGAGCATTTATCATgactatataatatatatagataatgCACTTATGGTTTTACCTCAGGGAAACACAGAGGTGCTCCACAGCCTCCCCTGCTCCCTGCTCTTGAATTGCATAAACTAAAAGACGAGATTAGAAGAAGAGTTGCAGAAGCCAAAAGTCGAGGGAGAGGAAGTAAGGTGTAGGCTTGATGATGAATCCTTAAACAACCGAGGATTTACCTCATGAAAATGCAGAggtgttgggacttgggagagtAAGGCGTAGGCAGGTAGGCTTGATAATGCAAGATTGCAAGTAGTTCGTTCGTCGGTTGGGTCTTGGGAGAGAAACAACAAAGTTAAAAATGAAACCCCAAATGCCAAATAAGGAGATATAATGAAACTCATGAACTATGGTATCTACTTCAATAGAACTACTCCCAGGTATCTTATGGATACTTTTCCCTCTCATTATCCTCCTGATTTTCGCAACTTCACCCCACCTCTTTGCCTGTGAATATATGTTTGACAAAAGAACATAATTCCCATCCACATGAGGCTCCAACTCCAGAAGATTAACTATAGCTTCTTCTGCTAGTTCCACGTTCTTGTCCATCCTACAGGCACCTAGAAGAGCCCTCCAGACAATTGCATCTGGTGCAAAGGGTATACTGCTAATGAGTTCTCTTGCCTCCTTAAGATACCCTGCTCGTCCCAAAATATCAACCATGCATCCATAATGTTCAACTTTAGGAGTCACACCATAAACATCACTCATGGATGTGAAATACATCCATCCCCTACTAATAAGACCAGCATGACTACAAGCACTCAACACACCCACAAAGGTGACATCATTCGGTTTGATTCCTTCCTCTATCATCTTCAAGAAATATAATGAAACATTGAGACCTAAAGACTAAAGGCTAAAGTGGTAAAACCACATCATAAAATCAGGATCGGGCTGGGCCGGGTCGGGCTCAGCCCGATGTCTCAACCCTAGTCCAGCCCAACCTTGACCTCGGGCTTGAATAATCAAACCTTAACCaaccctcagggttgaaaaatccagcccagaccttattcgggctcagggcgggttcaggctgacaggaccaaacttacacccctaaatAATATGATGAGCTACCAATCAAAACCAATATTTGTACATAAATCCTTATACTAATATCAAATTGCTATTAGACTCGGCTCAACATCTCAACCCTAAATTTGTTTAGCCATTGGATCACAAGATGAATGGTTTAAGGAGTCAACCTACTACTATTTATCATTATTTAATCAAATGTGGTCCAAATAAATTGGAATTCATCCACCCATTTTCAAGTCTAGTGATTGACCAAATATTTTGATCACCAAAGCCAAGTTGAGGTAGGTTTCCTAAAGAACGTTATTCGACAATGCCCCCTATACCCTCTCATATGGAGtaatgaaatgaccaccccacccctccctTTGGATGCACACATCCACACAGCTCGACAACAAAGCCCTTCTTTATAATTTAAGATAagaaatataatattttttctatttctcattaTTTTTATGCATCTTATGGTGAAATTGGGGGTGCCAATTCTAAAATCTGGCCTGGATCGATCCAAAtattaaacgtgtcgggcttaatATTTGGGTGGTCCCGGTACACAAACCTCATCTTTCTGTAAACAACAAAAGCTCTTCATGGGTCTCTAGGATTGGCTAACTATATTGAATTCCTCAGGACAGTAGTAAATTGAATTCCTTTTCAATGGTTCAACACCAATAAGAATTATGTCTCTTTTGAcaatagataaataaataaataaataaataattgaaggGAATATTTTTCTCACCTAAAGGAGACATGAAAAACGAAAGCTAAAATATATTTCAAGAAGATTCAGAATTATCTGCATATTGTTAAACCTATTGAAGGTCTTACTACACAAGAAGCAGGCGAACTGCATTGGCCCAATAAGGATCTGAGCTGGTGTGGGGATCCAAAACCTATTCTAAGTTTTCAATGGACGATGTTCAAAAATCAAAGTTCTTCTTTATGGATTCCTCTTCATGAATGTATGGgcaaccattttttatttttccctccaATCCATTTTAGAGACCAATTTTAGGGCTGCACCGTTTCGAGCCAGTTTAAAGATCACCTAGAGTTAAACAGACCTGCAATCCGGTTAAGGCCCGATTTTAGTACCCAATTACAGTCCCCTGAGAACCGACCGAGCCCATCCAAGCCTGGCCCGATTAGCTAAACGAGTGATCACAGTGTAACGCTTTGTGTTGGTTTAACCCGGTTAGACTcgaccgagcccgaccggttgacaccactAATTGAAGTAAATGGAACTtctaaaaaaatcccaaaaagtaaaagaaaaagcaaCACAAAGTTAAAACAAAATGATGTCGTGGATTAAACTAAACTAGTCTAATCAACTGGTTCAAGGCGGTGGGGTTGGTTCACAAATTGAAAGTAAATGAAGGGTGTTTTTGTTATGATAAGTAGTAAATACCAAAGAGGGGCATTTTTCATATTTACAAACGGATAAAAGGTCAATTTAGGATTCTCATTTTCTGATCCCAAATtgaattcaaaacaaaaatagcgagccagagagagagaaacctagACTGCCATAGACACAGAGAAGAACCCGAAGAACACAACAAACAACATCAATCTGAAGCAATGGCTTGATGTAAGAAACAATGTGGTTCATAGATCTGCCAAGGCGGATCCCTCCTTCGTTATCCGGTCTGTAATTAAATGGCTCAATGACTTGAATATTTCATCTCCATCCCTAGTTTTGAATATTATGCACAATAGTAGTCCTACATACTCTACGAGTATTTCACAACATATCTCTAACTCCTATATGCAATGGCCTGTTTTAATTTCCGCAGGCATTAATGACCCGAAGCTAAACTTAAGCAGTTGGGCTTTTTCAATTTTGCTACATGGACAACATAACCTAACTTCTGCAGGTGTACATACTACTATAGACAGAGTGGAAGCCGAACTAACCGGTATTTTGATGGGTTGGACAGTAGCAACAAAATCTGGGATCAATCTTCAAGAGGTGTTTTGTAGCAACAAAGAATTACATTCCTATCTTCATCTTTCAGATCAAATAGCAATCCCTTGGAACATTGCTCCTAGGTTTTTTGGAGTTGGCAGAGTTGACTGCAAACTTTTCTATGGATCACTTTAGTTTATGTAATGATACTCTATCCTTATCTTTCTCTCAAACTTAGCTCTTAAATCCATTAGGGATTGGTCTACAATCCTATAATGGATATAGTTGTAAAaaggttttaattttttaatataattttgtGAATACCGGATCGAActgaggggggtgaatcagttccCTTAATTTTTACGTCTTCTGCAAACCACACAGTCGCTTACAGTCTCACCGCGCACCACCAgaatgtggccaggtctaccaagaCTGTAAACCCACTCTACAAAACATGGATTAGTCTCGAACAAATAACAGACAAAGAGACACGATATACGTGGTTCACTTCACAATATGTGAAGGCTATGTCCACAGAGCAATACCCCTCGGGGTTTCGTATATGCCCAATACTCAACACCAATACAGTTAGCCGCCCCTACAGCCGGGATCCCTGCTTCAACCTCTCACCTCAGTgagggcaaggactttaatccCCAATGCAAAATGGCCTCAGTCTTACAATCAATTAACCCCAATCAGATTTCAATCATAAACCCAACTCTTAACAGATTACAATCTAGGTTCTACCCAATACATTCAAAAATAAAGAGATAAACCTAGAACACAGAGACAATGGTTTGTGAACACGTTTACCTTCTCAAAGGCAAACTCCCAACTCCAAACGGATGATGGGAGATCTTCAACAGGACGTTTCAAGCATTCGAATCCATCACTAACAACCAAATAGATGTTTTCTGATGATTTCCTTCGCGCCTATGCTCTCGAATCATGCCGGAATGGTAGATGACGAAGTCTCCTcgatttcctttttctctagAGCTTCAGAGATGCACTTTCGGTCCTCAAAAATGACCTAATGCGATCTATGCTCTTTTGTTGGGCCGAGAAGGCCATAACAACCAAAACCCCAATTGTGTATAAACTGTGTAAAAATTTGCCATCTTAACATATCTACTTTTCttatttcacaaaaaaaataaaataaaaaaaatactgcTATCACCCAAATACAACAAATACAATTCTAGTTCCAACGAACAATTACAACAAAAGCCCAATGTTAAAGACTGCTACTGTGAGAAGTGTTTGTAATTGTTCCCGTGACTCCATGAGGGGGACTGTCCTTGTTTAGTAATTAATTGTAATtgttataattatatattaacaAGTTTATCTCAAAGCCACAACTGTACAACGACATATTCCATAATTACATAATGACAATATGTACAACAATTGTCcgaataacaaaaataaataaaatgaacatcGCCACGCCTCGGTCATGTTGCTCCATAAGCACAGTCGTTACAAGCGCATCCCGATTCATGCTCATCAGACTTCAGGGTCCACCAGTCTCCACCAAACTTTGTAGTGGGGACAGCAACATCTGTGCTCAACGTGTCCATTGTTTCTGCATCATAGTTTAAAAAGGGGGTATCCATGTGGAatgagcttcactaagctcAGTGAGGAGTCCGAACATACAAGCAtacacacatagtccatgaatGCGCATAAACATGAATGCATGAATAAATTCATTTTAAAATTCCACCTAAGAAATAATTCTAAGTCTATCGCCATCGatcacctagcaatacaacccTAGTTGCGATGGGAGCCTCCCAGTCCCAGAATGCATCATTAGTCACCCCACAAACCCCTGATAGTTAACCATCGGTCCATCTTCGGCTATAATCACATCGTACTACAAAAATGGTATTTCGGAAAATCTCATCAAACCTACCACAATgggttatccaacacataaacccttgttggcaagggttgtagcacaaGGTTATTTCATTCTAGCCAACATACATCTACATGATAAAAGTCGCAGGCGTACAGATATGTCAGAGGCTAAGATCATAGTACTGGAATCATCATCGGTCACACTATCCTCTCGTGTCCTCTAACATATACATACACATACTAAAAGTACGACGAATACGGTACCAGAATTACCATCGGTCACACTACAACCCGTATCCAAGCCTAATGCAACAGTTATCTCTAGTACAATAGTTATTAAATTTAAAGCAGTTAGTACGGCGAATATAGAATCAGAATTACTATCGGCCACACGGTAACCCATTTCTAAGCTTAGTCTAAATACCTAACAAGATCTAAATAATCATACATGCTGAGCATACATAATGAGTATCATTATAGCATTAAAGTAAAACATGCATAGTGAGTGTTTTACAGGCATTAAACTAAGGTAAGCATAGTGAATATCGTAATAGGCATTAGTTAAGGCATGCATAGTGAGTGTTAGGTATACATCAACTAGAAATGCATGAGATACATCACACAAGGTTCCATATGTATGTAAACAatctttaaaataaaataaaatctaatcCACTCACTTTGTCTGTTGTCTTGGTGAAgaatcccaaaagaaataccaaTCACACCTCATTCATCCTCATCGGATGGCTTGTTTCTATTCCAAGTCTAGGTGTGAAAGAATGTtaacaaaattatcaaaataccccCCCAAATCCCCCCAAAAGTCAAAGATATAAATCATTTTAGGTCCACTATAGACTCTCTCGATTGATGGTCACCGGTTGATCCCACCGGTAGATGAAGCAGTGGACACAAGTACCCATAGAGATAATGACCTTCGAGATTTCCTCAAAGAAttaaaaagggggagagaaaacaCTCTCAAGACTCACAAATCATGGAGTTGGGCgctcttccctttctttttcttccttgttttcAGGGTAGGGgtccctcctatttataggggtgaaCCCCACATACACGGTGCCACATTGACATACGCAACACCGCATAGACCTACCGCAGTCCCTCCTCTACGCGGCGTCGTGGTGTTTTCCACGTTGCAAGGGTTTAAAACCCGCGACGCCGCGATGGAGGGTGCCCTTAGCCCTTTAAAAATGGGCTTTTAATGGGTTTTCTGAGTTTTTCATGGGTTTTCATGGGCTTGGGTGAGATTCCTTCCATCCGTAtcccattgtcatcattgctgagggtggtggcaaaatttcagtgtctacactgGGCTATTGGACTTGGATCTAATTTTTGTTGTTCATTGGATGTACATGAGTATTTTGGCGTGAGATGTCATGCAATACTAAGAGTTAGTAtgagataattttttattatttttcatataaatTGGAATTAAATTGGAAGGATCAAGTACAATATGACTATGGTTATGGGATCTAAAAATTATAATCATGAGATGCATTATGTGAATTGTGAATGACATGGCATGCATGTGGTGATGTTTGtaattttctcctttctttctggctcctctttctctctttatgTAAAGATTGTAATTTTCCTCAAGCAGTCCAATTGGT is drawn from Telopea speciosissima isolate NSW1024214 ecotype Mountain lineage chromosome 1, Tspe_v1, whole genome shotgun sequence and contains these coding sequences:
- the LOC122652768 gene encoding pentatricopeptide repeat-containing protein At3g26782, mitochondrial-like, with product MGYRVADSNSDSIFAVLTALNLITIVLEITVALGLDTGCSVTDGNSGTMIEEGIKPNDVTFVGVLSACSHAGLISRGWMYFTSMSDVYGVTPKVEHYGCMVDILGRAGYLKEARELISSIPFAPDAIVWRALLGACRMDKNVELAEEAIVNLLELEPHVDGNYVLLSNIYSQAKRWGEVAKIRRIMRGKIYAIQEQGAGEAVEHLCVSLRKRRGPQPPLLRAFELQKLEDEIGRRVAEAKIRDWERE